From the Bacillus sp. 2205SS5-2 genome, one window contains:
- the ssb gene encoding single-stranded DNA-binding protein, with protein MMNRVVLVGRLTKDPELRYTPSGAAVATFTLAVNRSFTNQAGQREADFINCVVWRKPAENVANFLKKGSLAGVDGRVQTRNYEGQDGKRVYVTEIVAESVQFLEPKNAGGNTEQRGGSNSSYGGGRQENPFKQNQNQNQQPDRNNNQSYTRVDEDPFANDGQPIDISDDDLPF; from the coding sequence ATGATGAATCGAGTCGTTTTAGTAGGTCGGTTAACGAAGGATCCAGAATTACGCTATACTCCAAGTGGAGCAGCAGTCGCTACATTTACTTTGGCGGTAAACCGTTCTTTCACGAACCAAGCAGGTCAACGTGAGGCAGATTTTATTAACTGTGTCGTTTGGCGTAAGCCAGCAGAAAACGTAGCTAATTTCTTGAAAAAAGGAAGTTTAGCTGGTGTAGATGGACGTGTTCAAACTCGTAATTATGAAGGACAAGATGGCAAACGTGTTTATGTTACGGAGATTGTAGCTGAAAGCGTTCAGTTTCTTGAACCAAAAAATGCGGGTGGAAATACTGAGCAACGTGGAGGAAGTAATTCTTCTTATGGTGGCGGTAGACAAGAAAATCCATTTAAACAGAATCAGAATCAGAATCAACAACCAGACCGCAACAACAATCAAAGCTATACACGCGTAGATGAAGATCCGTTTGCAAATGATGGTCAACCGATTGATATTTCAGATGACGATCTTCCATTCTAA
- the rpsF gene encoding 30S ribosomal protein S6, which translates to MRKYEFMYIIRPTVDDEAKKAVVERFSNVLTSNGAEIIESKDWGKRRLAYEINDFRDGFYQLVTVKSGSEAVNEFDRLAKISDDIIRHIVIKEEE; encoded by the coding sequence ATGAGAAAGTATGAATTCATGTACATTATCCGTCCAACTGTTGATGACGAGGCGAAAAAAGCTGTAGTTGAGCGTTTTTCTAACGTTTTGACATCTAATGGAGCGGAAATCATCGAGTCTAAAGATTGGGGTAAACGTCGTTTAGCTTACGAGATTAACGATTTCCGTGATGGTTTCTACCAACTGGTTACTGTTAAATCTGGATCAGAAGCGGTTAACGAATTTGACCGTCTTGCTAAGATCAGCGATGACATTATCCGTCATATCGTAATCAAAGAAGAAGAATAA
- the ychF gene encoding redox-regulated ATPase YchF: MALTAGIVGLPNVGKSTLFNAITKAGAESANYPFCTIDPNVGIVEVPDHRLDKLTELVVPKKTVPTAFEFTDIAGIVKGASKGEGLGNKFLSHIRQVDAICQVVRCFADDNITHVSGKVDPIDDIEVINLELILADLETVEKRIVRVQKLAKQKDKEAAFEYEILEKLKEAFENEKPARTVEFTEEQMKTAKGLHLLTIKPVLYVANVSEDDIADPSDNEYVQKVRAFAAEDNAEVIVVCAKIESEIAELDDDEKAMFLSELGIEESGLDQLISATYSLLGLATYFTAGVQEVRAWTFRHGMKAPQCAGVIHTDFERGFIRAETVSYDDLVHNGSMTAAKEAGKVRLEGKEYIVKDGDVIHFRFNV, translated from the coding sequence ATGGCTTTAACAGCAGGTATTGTAGGTCTACCAAATGTAGGAAAGTCTACGCTTTTTAATGCAATTACAAAAGCTGGAGCAGAATCAGCAAACTATCCTTTCTGCACAATAGATCCAAATGTAGGTATTGTAGAAGTTCCGGATCATCGTTTAGATAAATTAACAGAGCTAGTAGTACCCAAAAAGACAGTCCCAACTGCTTTTGAATTTACTGATATTGCGGGAATAGTAAAAGGTGCGAGTAAGGGCGAGGGATTAGGAAATAAGTTCCTATCTCATATTCGTCAAGTAGATGCTATTTGCCAGGTAGTTCGTTGCTTTGCGGATGATAATATTACCCATGTATCTGGTAAAGTCGATCCGATTGACGATATTGAAGTCATTAATCTAGAACTAATACTAGCAGATTTAGAAACGGTAGAAAAAAGAATAGTTCGTGTTCAAAAGTTAGCGAAGCAAAAAGATAAAGAGGCTGCATTTGAATATGAAATTTTGGAGAAATTGAAAGAAGCATTTGAAAATGAAAAGCCAGCGAGAACGGTTGAATTCACTGAGGAACAAATGAAAACAGCCAAAGGCTTGCATCTACTAACAATTAAGCCTGTTCTATATGTAGCTAATGTAAGCGAAGATGACATCGCTGACCCATCTGACAATGAGTACGTTCAAAAAGTACGTGCATTTGCTGCAGAAGACAATGCAGAGGTAATTGTTGTATGTGCTAAAATCGAATCTGAAATTGCTGAACTTGATGACGATGAAAAAGCAATGTTTCTTTCAGAGTTAGGAATTGAAGAATCTGGTTTAGATCAACTAATTAGTGCAACATACTCTTTATTAGGCTTAGCAACTTATTTTACTGCAGGTGTACAAGAAGTTCGTGCCTGGACGTTCCGTCATGGAATGAAAGCTCCACAATGTGCAGGAGTAATTCATACGGATTTTGAACGCGGGTTTATTCGTGCAGAAACGGTTTCTTATGACGATCTAGTCCATAATGGGTCTATGACTGCTGCGAAGGAAGCTGGAAAAGTTCGATTAGAAGGAAAAGAATATATCGTAAAAGATGGAGATGTTATTCACTTCCGTTTTAACGTATAA
- a CDS encoding DUF951 domain-containing protein, producing the protein MEQKEFQLHDVVEMKKAHPCGENAWEIIRMGMDVRIKCEGCGHSVLIPRKEFSRKMKKILKKHEEI; encoded by the coding sequence ATGGAACAAAAAGAATTCCAACTTCATGATGTAGTAGAAATGAAAAAGGCACATCCCTGTGGTGAAAATGCTTGGGAAATCATACGAATGGGAATGGACGTCCGGATTAAATGTGAAGGCTGTGGACATAGTGTGTTAATCCCAAGAAAAGAGTTTTCAAGAAAAATGAAAAAAATACTCAAAAAACATGAAGAAATCTAA
- a CDS encoding mechanosensitive ion channel family protein, producing the protein MQMVETFYLGIQDILSNKIFWLDLAKSGIKIISIFFVTSIAIRFGKKTLQNVFKVRSKTPIRVSERRQSTLLRLLENVLTYAVYFIAFMALLSIFGIDVRALIAGAGVVGLAVGFGAQNLVRDIITGFFIIFEDQFSVGDYIRIGTHEGFVEEIGIRTTKIKSWTGELHIIPNGNINEVTNYSIHNSVAVVDVSVAYEENIEQAESVILELLAEMPGKYENLMKTPELLGVQNLGASEVVFRIVAETTPMQHWSMARAIRKDVKLVLDVHGIEIPFPRLVMYSRQEEEGKQKQLVKE; encoded by the coding sequence ATGCAAATGGTTGAGACATTTTACTTGGGTATCCAAGATATACTGTCTAATAAAATTTTTTGGTTGGATTTAGCTAAAAGTGGCATAAAGATTATTTCTATATTTTTCGTCACTTCTATTGCAATACGCTTTGGAAAAAAGACGCTTCAAAATGTATTTAAAGTTCGATCGAAAACACCAATTCGGGTATCAGAACGACGTCAAAGTACCCTCCTAAGGTTACTCGAAAATGTACTAACATATGCTGTTTATTTCATAGCTTTTATGGCACTTTTATCAATCTTTGGCATTGATGTTCGTGCGTTAATAGCGGGTGCTGGAGTAGTTGGTCTTGCCGTTGGTTTTGGTGCACAAAACTTAGTTCGTGACATTATTACTGGATTCTTTATTATCTTCGAGGATCAATTCTCTGTTGGTGATTATATTCGTATTGGGACCCATGAAGGATTCGTGGAGGAAATAGGGATTCGAACAACGAAAATTAAAAGTTGGACGGGTGAACTTCACATAATTCCAAACGGGAACATAAATGAAGTAACAAATTACTCTATTCATAATAGTGTTGCGGTTGTTGATGTAAGCGTTGCTTATGAAGAAAACATAGAACAAGCGGAATCGGTGATTCTTGAGTTACTAGCCGAAATGCCTGGAAAATATGAAAATTTAATGAAAACGCCAGAACTATTAGGTGTACAAAATCTAGGAGCATCCGAAGTGGTATTCCGAATTGTGGCAGAAACTACGCCTATGCAACATTGGTCCATGGCGCGCGCGATTCGAAAAGATGTGAAACTTGTACTTGATGTCCACGGTATTGAGATACCGTTCCCTCGTCTTGTAATGTACTCCCGCCAAGAGGAAGAAGGAAAGCAAAAGCAGTTAGTAAAAGAGTGA
- the yyaC gene encoding spore protease YyaC produces MNLKNGIFEKPKEPFKILHDAERAAFQISMQLHSLLPVFHTRPVVLVCIGTDRSTGDSLGPLVGSLLEEKNLSNFHLYGTLEDPIHAVNLEEKLNEISKKHFNPFIIGIDACLGRLKSVGSIQVAKGPVKPGAGVNKELPEVGDMHITGIVNVSGFMEFFVLQNTRLNLVLKMAKIISHGIYQVSHTYTPKQTWASIYSEGKTQEKTY; encoded by the coding sequence ATGAATCTAAAAAATGGGATATTTGAAAAACCAAAGGAACCATTTAAAATATTGCATGATGCTGAAAGGGCTGCGTTTCAAATCTCTATGCAACTTCATTCTTTGCTTCCTGTCTTTCATACTCGTCCAGTTGTACTCGTTTGTATCGGAACAGACCGATCAACAGGTGATTCACTTGGACCTCTCGTCGGTTCATTACTAGAAGAAAAGAACCTATCGAATTTTCATCTTTACGGTACGCTAGAGGATCCTATCCATGCAGTCAACTTAGAAGAGAAGCTTAATGAAATAAGCAAAAAACACTTTAATCCTTTTATCATTGGAATTGATGCCTGTTTAGGCCGACTAAAAAGCGTAGGTTCCATCCAAGTTGCTAAGGGGCCTGTTAAGCCAGGTGCAGGTGTCAATAAAGAGCTTCCTGAAGTTGGGGATATGCATATTACCGGTATTGTAAATGTAAGTGGATTTATGGAATTCTTTGTCCTACAAAACACCCGGTTAAACTTAGTATTGAAAATGGCGAAGATCATTTCCCATGGGATTTATCAAGTCAGTCATACCTATACACCAAAACAAACTTGGGCAAGTATTTACTCAGAAGGAAAGACGCAGGAAAAAACCTATTAA
- a CDS encoding DUF554 domain-containing protein: MALIGTIVNAFSIILAALLGKLFHRIPDEVKGIVMQAISLVIIVLGLQMGFKSENYLIVIISVVLGAVIGEWLALEKKLNYVGKYIERKIGSNSTSSISQGFVTATLIFVIGAMAVLGALDSGLRGDHDILYTKSIIDGFTALILTTTLGIGVIFSAIPVFLYQGAIALFATQISSFIPDPIMEQFIIEMTSTGGIMIFAIGLNMLGVTTIRVANLLPSIAVVAMIVGILNVIPV, from the coding sequence ATGGCGTTAATTGGTACAATTGTGAATGCGTTTTCGATCATACTCGCTGCACTACTAGGAAAATTATTTCATCGAATTCCTGATGAAGTGAAAGGGATTGTGATGCAAGCAATAAGTTTAGTGATTATAGTTCTAGGTTTACAAATGGGATTTAAAAGTGAAAATTATTTAATTGTCATCATTAGTGTTGTATTAGGTGCTGTTATTGGTGAATGGCTTGCTCTTGAAAAGAAGCTTAATTATGTAGGAAAATATATTGAAAGAAAAATAGGAAGTAATTCTACTTCTTCTATCTCACAAGGGTTTGTAACGGCTACATTAATTTTTGTTATTGGAGCAATGGCTGTGTTAGGAGCACTAGATAGCGGCTTAAGAGGAGATCATGATATTTTATATACCAAGTCAATTATTGATGGATTTACAGCCCTAATTTTAACGACTACACTCGGCATTGGCGTTATCTTCTCGGCCATTCCAGTATTTTTATATCAGGGAGCAATTGCTTTATTTGCTACCCAAATTTCTTCTTTTATTCCCGACCCTATTATGGAACAATTTATCATAGAAATGACATCAACAGGGGGAATTATGATTTTTGCCATCGGATTGAATATGTTAGGAGTAACTACAATTCGAGTAGCAAATTTATTACCTAGTATCGCAGTGGTGGCCATGATTGTTGGAATATTAAATGTGATCCCTGTTTAA
- a CDS encoding ParB/RepB/Spo0J family partition protein, with product MAKGLGKGIDALFSHVDKMEETIQDLKINTLRPNPYQPRKVFQPEAIEELKDSILEHGILQPLIVRKSIKGYEIVVGERRYKAAKLAKLKTVPAVVRELSDQQMMELAVLENLQREDLSPIEEGAAYQLLIEKLGLTQEELAKRLGKSRPHIANHIRLLSLPLPIQQYISEGIITMGHGRALLGLKNKDNLQNVVNKVVNENLNVRQLETLIQELNESVSRETKKSTPKKDVFMKEKESYLRERFGTTVTIRQSKKKGKIEIEFFSKDDLERILSLIQPSEEE from the coding sequence ATGGCTAAAGGACTTGGTAAAGGTATTGATGCCCTCTTCTCGCATGTCGATAAAATGGAAGAAACGATTCAAGACTTAAAGATTAATACCCTACGTCCCAATCCCTATCAACCTAGGAAAGTTTTTCAGCCAGAAGCCATAGAAGAGTTAAAAGATTCTATTTTAGAACATGGAATTTTACAGCCTTTAATTGTACGTAAGAGCATTAAGGGATATGAAATCGTTGTAGGAGAAAGACGATATAAAGCAGCAAAATTGGCTAAACTTAAAACTGTACCTGCTGTTGTAAGAGAGCTATCAGATCAACAAATGATGGAGTTAGCTGTACTGGAGAACCTTCAGAGAGAGGATTTATCTCCTATTGAAGAAGGAGCAGCGTATCAGCTATTAATCGAAAAACTAGGCCTAACACAAGAGGAATTAGCAAAAAGGTTGGGTAAAAGTAGGCCTCATATCGCCAATCATATTCGCTTGCTTTCTCTTCCATTACCTATTCAACAGTACATCTCTGAAGGGATTATTACTATGGGTCATGGACGGGCATTACTAGGATTAAAAAACAAAGATAATCTACAAAACGTCGTGAACAAAGTAGTGAACGAAAATTTAAATGTTCGCCAACTCGAAACCCTAATTCAGGAGTTAAATGAGAGTGTTTCACGTGAAACAAAAAAATCCACACCTAAAAAAGATGTATTTATGAAAGAGAAAGAAAGTTATTTACGAGAGCGGTTTGGGACGACGGTTACCATTAGACAATCAAAGAAAAAAGGGAAAATTGAAATTGAGTTCTTTTCTAAAGATGATTTAGAGAGAATTCTTTCATTAATTCAACCAAGCGAGGAAGAATAA
- a CDS encoding ParA family protein codes for MGRIITIANQKGGVGKTTTSVNLGACLAYIGKKVLLVDIDPQGNATSGVGIEKGGVSNCIYDVLVDDAKVKDIILSTAVENLDTVPATISLAGAEIELVPTISREVRLKRALEPVKDQYDFIIIDCPPSLGLLTINALTASDAVIIPVQCEYYALEGLSQLLSTVRLVQKHLNKNLMIDGVLLTMLDARTNLGIQVIEEVKKYFQDKVYRTIIPRNVRLSEAPSHGEPIIIYDAKSKGAEVYLELAKEVVGNG; via the coding sequence TTGGGTAGAATAATTACGATTGCCAACCAAAAAGGTGGTGTAGGTAAAACAACAACATCCGTTAATTTAGGAGCTTGTTTAGCCTATATTGGAAAAAAAGTTTTACTTGTTGATATCGACCCGCAAGGAAATGCGACAAGTGGTGTAGGAATTGAAAAAGGTGGCGTCTCAAACTGTATTTACGATGTACTTGTTGATGATGCGAAAGTCAAAGATATTATTTTATCAACAGCCGTTGAGAACCTAGACACCGTTCCAGCAACGATATCCCTTGCAGGTGCGGAAATTGAATTGGTCCCTACTATTTCTAGAGAAGTTCGCTTGAAGAGAGCACTAGAACCGGTGAAAGATCAATATGATTTTATAATTATAGATTGTCCACCTTCTTTAGGCCTCTTAACGATCAATGCTCTAACCGCGTCAGATGCGGTAATCATCCCTGTTCAATGTGAATACTACGCTCTAGAGGGCTTGAGTCAATTGTTAAGCACTGTCCGCCTTGTGCAAAAGCATTTAAATAAAAACTTAATGATCGATGGAGTTTTATTAACAATGCTCGATGCTAGAACAAACTTAGGAATTCAAGTCATAGAAGAAGTGAAAAAATATTTTCAGGACAAAGTTTATCGAACAATTATTCCTAGAAATGTCCGCTTAAGTGAAGCACCAAGTCATGGAGAGCCAATTATTATTTATGATGCGAAATCTAAAGGTGCAGAAGTCTATTTAGAATTGGCAAAGGAAGTGGTCGGAAATGGCTAA